The following coding sequences lie in one Niabella agricola genomic window:
- a CDS encoding ROK family protein: MHKVAIYSKLKRNIFEKLYYEKALTCSDLSALLDKSIPLVAKALAELKQDEIVVIDGHADSTGGRKALLYKLKPGMTYILSVAMDQLYTTLSVMDASQNHAVFMQRFELKLLNNDEALSALISAITSTLEHSGIRRDQFLGMGLGMPGFINIKKGVNQSYVFTNSTLSLRDHLEQVFQMPVFIDNDSSTIALGESKFGIARGKTDVMVVNISWGVGLGMIVDGKLFRGHAGYAGELSHIPISDNNILCECGKRGCLETEASLRVVALKALQLIREGKLEHLKISTHSIEEAAYAVMKLAAQGDQLCIELLSDMAYKIGKALAILVHIINPELVLLSGRASEVGRLLMAPIQQALNTYSIPRLMEGVELDVSTLKYNAYSMGAAALVVNSLSAAKREAINEPGRTVEAAP, from the coding sequence TTGCATAAGGTCGCCATATATAGTAAATTAAAACGTAATATTTTTGAAAAACTATATTACGAAAAAGCATTAACCTGCAGCGATCTGAGCGCCCTGCTGGACAAGAGCATTCCATTGGTGGCAAAGGCCCTTGCTGAACTGAAGCAGGATGAAATCGTGGTTATCGACGGGCACGCCGATTCAACCGGCGGACGGAAAGCCCTCCTTTACAAATTAAAACCGGGAATGACGTATATCCTTTCAGTGGCTATGGATCAGTTGTATACAACGCTTTCGGTAATGGATGCCAGTCAGAACCATGCCGTCTTTATGCAGCGTTTTGAATTAAAACTGCTCAACAACGATGAAGCGCTTTCAGCATTGATTTCCGCCATTACCTCTACCCTGGAACATTCAGGCATCCGGCGCGATCAGTTCCTGGGGATGGGGTTGGGCATGCCGGGGTTCATTAATATAAAAAAAGGGGTCAACCAGTCCTATGTTTTCACAAACAGTACACTCAGCCTCCGGGATCATCTGGAACAGGTGTTTCAAATGCCCGTTTTTATTGATAACGACTCCAGCACCATTGCCCTGGGCGAGTCTAAATTTGGCATTGCCCGCGGCAAAACGGATGTAATGGTCGTGAACATCAGCTGGGGTGTAGGTCTGGGCATGATTGTAGATGGTAAGCTGTTCCGCGGGCATGCCGGCTATGCCGGAGAACTCAGTCATATTCCTATTTCCGACAATAATATCTTATGTGAATGTGGTAAAAGAGGTTGCCTCGAAACCGAGGCGTCTTTGAGAGTCGTAGCGCTAAAAGCTTTGCAACTGATCAGGGAGGGTAAGCTGGAACATTTAAAAATCTCAACGCATTCCATAGAAGAAGCCGCCTATGCGGTTATGAAACTGGCCGCACAGGGCGATCAGCTTTGCATTGAACTGCTGTCGGATATGGCGTATAAGATCGGGAAAGCGCTTGCGATCCTGGTGCACATCATTAACCCGGAACTGGTATTGCTGAGCGGACGGGCCTCAGAAGTAGGCCGGTTACTGATGGCCCCGATCCAGCAGGCGCTCAATACTTATAGCATACCCCGGCTAATGGAGGGTGTGGAACTGGACGTATCAACGCTCAAGTACAACGCATATTCAATGGGCGCAGCAGCACTGGTTGTAAACAGCCTGTCTGCTGCCAAACGGGAAGCCATAAATGAACCGGGGCGCACAGTAGAAGCCGCCCCCTGA
- a CDS encoding glutamine--tRNA ligase/YqeY domain fusion protein: protein MTEDFKTEEKKSLNFLEEIVEADLASGKYKTIMTRFPPEPNGYLHIGHASSICLNFGLSLKYGGGTNLRFDDTNPVTEDTEYVDGIKKDIQWLGFEWANELYASDYFEQLYEYAVSLIKKGLAYVDDSTSEEIAEQKGTPTQPGRRNVYADRTVEENLRLFEEMRQGVYKDGEKVLRAKIDMSSPNMIMRDPILYRIKHAHHHRTGDRWAIYPMYDFAHGQSDSIEHITHSICTMEFVPHREVYNWLIEKLEIYPSHQYEFARRNLSHTLTSKRKLLQLVTEKYVSGWDDPRMPTIAGLRRRGYTPESIRDYCERIGVGKRDNLVDAGVLEFCAREHLNKIALRRMVVFDPLKVVITNYEGEGEWLHSENNPEDPEGGSRKLSFSKELFIERDDFMEDAPKKYFRLAPGKQVRLKSAYIIQCDEVVKDADGNIIQLNCSYFANSKSGEDTSGIHVKGTLHWVNARDCFPVRVREYDRLFTVEDPGNAEGNFTDYINHQSLQVVENALAEAALKEATVNERFQFLRKGYFTLDPDSTPEQLIFNRTVTLKDSWAKAK from the coding sequence ATGACAGAAGATTTTAAAACGGAAGAAAAAAAGAGCCTGAATTTCCTGGAAGAGATCGTGGAAGCTGATCTGGCTTCCGGAAAATATAAAACGATCATGACCCGGTTTCCCCCGGAGCCGAACGGATATCTGCATATCGGCCATGCCAGCAGTATTTGCCTGAATTTTGGATTGAGCCTGAAATACGGGGGCGGAACCAATCTCCGGTTCGATGATACCAACCCGGTAACAGAGGATACTGAATATGTAGATGGTATTAAGAAAGATATTCAATGGCTGGGTTTTGAATGGGCCAATGAATTGTATGCTTCCGATTATTTCGAGCAATTGTATGAATATGCTGTATCTCTTATAAAAAAGGGACTGGCCTATGTAGACGACAGCACCAGCGAGGAAATAGCCGAGCAGAAGGGCACACCTACACAGCCCGGCCGGCGAAATGTATATGCAGACCGGACCGTTGAAGAAAACCTGCGGCTGTTTGAAGAAATGCGGCAGGGCGTATACAAGGATGGGGAAAAAGTGTTGCGTGCAAAGATCGATATGAGCTCGCCCAACATGATCATGCGCGATCCCATTTTATACCGGATCAAACATGCCCATCATCACCGCACCGGCGACCGGTGGGCCATTTACCCGATGTATGATTTTGCGCACGGACAAAGTGATTCAATTGAGCATATTACCCATTCAATATGTACGATGGAGTTTGTTCCGCACCGCGAGGTTTATAACTGGCTTATTGAAAAACTGGAGATCTACCCATCTCACCAGTACGAATTTGCCCGCAGGAACCTGAGCCATACGCTCACCAGCAAACGGAAGCTGCTGCAACTGGTAACTGAAAAGTATGTTTCGGGCTGGGATGACCCGCGGATGCCCACTATTGCCGGTCTGCGGAGGCGGGGATATACGCCTGAAAGTATCCGGGACTATTGCGAGCGGATCGGGGTAGGAAAAAGAGATAACCTGGTAGACGCCGGCGTGCTGGAGTTTTGTGCCCGCGAACATCTTAATAAAATTGCCCTGCGCCGGATGGTGGTATTTGATCCGCTGAAAGTGGTGATCACCAATTATGAAGGTGAAGGCGAATGGCTGCATTCTGAAAATAATCCTGAAGACCCTGAGGGAGGATCCCGTAAGCTCTCCTTTAGCAAGGAATTGTTTATTGAGCGCGACGATTTTATGGAGGATGCACCGAAGAAATATTTCCGCCTGGCTCCGGGTAAACAGGTGCGGCTGAAAAGCGCCTACATCATCCAGTGCGATGAAGTGGTAAAGGATGCGGATGGAAATATCATCCAGTTGAATTGTTCGTATTTTGCCAATAGCAAAAGCGGGGAGGATACTTCCGGCATTCATGTAAAGGGAACGCTTCATTGGGTAAATGCCCGGGATTGTTTTCCGGTACGGGTACGCGAATACGACCGCCTGTTTACGGTAGAGGATCCTGGAAATGCGGAGGGGAATTTTACCGATTATATCAATCACCAGTCATTGCAGGTTGTTGAAAATGCACTGGCGGAAGCGGCGCTAAAAGAAGCAACGGTTAACGAGCGGTTCCAGTTTCTGCGGAAGGGGTATTTTACCCTTGATCCGGACAGCACACCGGAGCAGCTGATCTTTAACCGGACGGTTACCTTAAAAGACAGCTGGGCCAAGGCAAAATAA
- a CDS encoding cupin domain-containing protein, with the protein MTAFFDKIIAPCSVDAFFNTYHEKKLLHIPRNDASYYEPVLTSRELSDFLDRQDIFYPSLRVVKNGKELPSGEYTLKGVPIGHHKKDGIIHTEKAFALFNDGATLVVQAGQRYFDHLSACCMELSRKFNAPVQANLYITPNRSQGFNPHWDTHDVFVLQIAGTKTWHLYGFEKELPTKNQGFVSKGYDKEPEQTLQLSPGDFLYVPRGYVHDAVADDGISAHITVGILSFTWVRYFSELLMQLEDEKAFREAIPFWRGDLDAVIGEKTGLLKELLERLSGEKALEKLNNQYQKMQPQQVHGYFDGLLRLNQLQPDTVLKVNRNVFYERGGAEGQCFIKCFGKTISFPDALKPVIDHIFDTEKFTVATLPGNQPEAAKQAAVARLIKEGVVYRDIL; encoded by the coding sequence ATGACCGCTTTTTTTGATAAGATCATAGCCCCCTGTTCTGTAGACGCATTCTTTAACACCTATCATGAAAAAAAACTCCTGCATATACCCCGGAATGATGCCTCTTATTATGAGCCGGTACTGACCAGCCGGGAATTGTCGGACTTTCTGGACCGGCAGGATATTTTTTATCCCTCATTACGCGTTGTAAAAAACGGAAAGGAGCTCCCTTCCGGTGAGTATACGTTGAAAGGAGTGCCTATCGGGCATCATAAAAAGGACGGGATCATTCATACTGAAAAGGCTTTTGCCTTATTTAACGACGGCGCTACATTAGTGGTACAAGCGGGGCAACGGTATTTTGATCATTTGTCCGCCTGCTGCATGGAATTATCCCGGAAGTTTAATGCGCCGGTGCAGGCCAACCTGTACATTACACCTAACCGTTCCCAGGGTTTTAATCCGCATTGGGATACACATGATGTATTTGTGTTGCAGATTGCAGGTACAAAAACATGGCACCTGTATGGTTTTGAAAAAGAGCTGCCTACGAAGAACCAGGGCTTTGTAAGCAAGGGATACGATAAGGAACCCGAACAAACATTGCAGTTAAGTCCGGGTGATTTTCTATACGTACCAAGGGGATATGTACATGATGCTGTAGCCGATGACGGCATCTCGGCACATATCACCGTGGGTATTCTTTCCTTTACCTGGGTACGGTATTTTTCAGAACTGCTTATGCAGCTCGAAGATGAAAAGGCATTTCGCGAGGCCATTCCCTTCTGGCGCGGCGACCTGGATGCAGTGATCGGAGAAAAGACCGGGTTGCTAAAAGAATTACTGGAGCGGCTGTCGGGAGAAAAAGCGTTGGAAAAACTGAACAACCAGTATCAGAAAATGCAGCCGCAGCAGGTACATGGATATTTTGACGGGCTGCTCAGGCTGAATCAACTGCAGCCGGATACCGTATTGAAGGTTAACCGCAATGTGTTCTATGAAAGGGGTGGTGCAGAGGGTCAATGTTTCATAAAATGTTTTGGTAAAACCATTTCATTTCCGGATGCTTTAAAGCCGGTAATTGATCATATATTTGATACCGAAAAGTTTACCGTGGCAACACTGCCCGGCAACCAGCCGGAAGCTGCAAAGCAGGCGGCGGTTGCCCGGTTGATAAAAGAAGGGGTGGTTTACCGCGATATTTTGTAA